The nucleotide window ACGGGGGATACCACGACAGAAACGGTCGCCCGGTGAAGCGTCAAAGTTGTCGTTTGCCCAGGAACGGCTTTGGTTCCTGCACCAACTTGAACCGGATAACGCGACGTATAACATTCCCGTCTGGCTGAAACTAACCGGTGATATAGATGAAGACGCTCTCCGGAAGTCCTTTGAGTTTGTGCTGGACAGGCATGAGAGTCTGCGCACGGTCTTCCGGTCGCGGGATGGCGCGCCGGTTCAGATGGTTCTGCCGGTAGAAAGGTATGAGTTCCCAATCGTCGATGCCGCAAACCTCTCGCACTCGGAACTGCACGATGCCGCCCGGCGAGAAATACTCCGGCCTTTCGACCTGGCGAACGATGCGATGATTCGTGCCGCACTCTATCGGGTGCGTCCGGACACGCACTACATGCTGATTGTTGTGCACCACATTGCGGCTGACGGGTGGTCGATGCCAATCCTTCAGCAGGAGCTTAGTGCCGCCTACCGCGCTTATGTTCGTGGCTTGGAGCCGAATCTTCCGCGACTTCCGGTTCAGTATGCGGATTTCGCTGCATGGCAACGGGAATTTCTGAGTGGCAAAGTCTTCGAACAGCAGCTCGACTTCTGGACTCGTCAGCTGAAAGGCGCACCCAATAATCCGCTGATGCTTACCGATCGTCCGCGCGGCGCCCGGCAAACGTATGGTGGTGAACGGTACATAGTTCCGATGAGCGCGGAATTCGAAGCGGAACTAAACCGCTTCAACCGCAAGGAGCGTGTCACGCTGTTCATGACCTTGCTTGCTGGGCTCGAAACAGTGCTCCATCGCAGGACGGGACAAACCGATATTGTGGTGGGCGCGCCAATCGCGAATCGGACGAGGGTAGATCTCGAGCCGCTGATTGGGTTCTTTGTGAATACGCTGGCATTGCGCTGCGATTTCTCGGATGATCCCACTTTTCGGGAGGTTCTGAATCGGATTCGCGAAAAGACGCTTGAGGCGTACCAGAACCAGGATCTGCCATTTGAGAAGCTGGTGCAGGCTCTGCAACCAGAACGCAGTTTGAGTCATACGCCGGTATTCCAGGTGATTCTTGCAGTTCAGAACACACCGGATGAGAACACGGATTTCGGGGCACTGTCGGTTGTGCAGGAGGACATCGACGAGCGCCTGGCGAAATTCGATATGAGCATCTCCGTTGAGTTCAAGCCTCGGCTGCGGATTGTCTACAACGTCAATACTGACTTGTTTGAGCACGAAACCGTGGTTCGCTTTGCGGAGCATTTTGAAAATTTCGTACGTGCCGCAATGGCTTCTCCGGACGTGAGAGTTTCGCAGCTCGAAATGATATCTACGGTAGAGCGTGAGCAGTTGCTGCGCTGGGGGCAGAACTCTCGTCCGTATCCGGATAAGGCGGTTCACGAGATTTTCGAGGCGGTCGTGGAGCGCTCTCCTGATTCGATAGCTATCGTCGCGGGTGACCGGCAGTACTGTTACAGGGAATTGGATGAACGCGCCAACCAACTCGCCAGGGCGCTTCATGCCGTGGGAATCGGTCCGGGAAAGCGCGTTGGACTTCTGATGCGCCGATCGTTCGAGACAATCGCATCCATGCTGTCAGTCCTGAAGTTGGGTGCTGCCTACGTGCCCCTCGACAAGGACTACCCAAGGCAGCGAATCGAGTTTATTTCGCGCGATTGCGAACTCGCGGCGGTGCTCACCACGCCGGACATGATCGATCGGGTTCCAGCGGATCGACGAATCGTTCGCGCTGACGAGACGGAGAGCAATTCCAAGGAGGCGCTCGATATTCGGGTTGGTCCCGATGAAGCCGCATACGTCATCTACACTTCGGGATCGACGGGGCAGCCGAAAGGGGTGGAGGTTCCACACCGGGGAATTGTTCGACTCGTATTTGATCAGGAGTATGCGCAATTCGGGCCGTCGGAAACGACGCTGCAACTGGCACCGCTTTCATTTGACGCTTCGACGCTGGAGATATGGGCCGCGTTACTGCACGGAGGCACCTGCGTTCTGTTCTCGGGGTCGCGCATAGATGCCGAGCAGGTCGGAGCAACCGTCAAGGCGCACGGTGTGTCCACTTTATGGCTTACCTCGTCACTATTTAACATCATCATCGATGAATCACTGGAAGCTCTGGCTCCCGTGCGTCAACTTCTTGCCGGTGGAGAAGCCCTGTCTGTGCCGCATGTCCGCAAGGCTTTCAAGACGCTGAAACAGACGCAATTGATCAACGGATATGGGCCAACGGAAAACACGACCTTCTCCTGCTGCCACCGGATCAGTGCGGAAACCCTTAAGACGCGATCCAGTATTCCGATTGGGAAACCTATCGCAAACACCGACGCACTCATTCTGAATGGGAGAATGGAGATGGTCCCGATCGGAGTTCCCGGAGAACTCTATTTGGGGGGCGATGGCCTTGCGATCGGATACGTGAATCGTCCTGAACTGACGGCACAGAAGTTCGTTTCCGTAAACCTGGGTGGGCGAACGCGCAGGCTTTACCGCACCGGAGACATTTGCCGATGGCTGAATGACGGTACGATCGAATTCCTTGGACGCAGCGACGACCAGGTGAAAATCCGGGGATTCCGGATCGAGTTGGGAGAGATCGAAACGGCAATCGCCGGCAATGAAGGTGTCAACTCCGTCGCGGTAGTCGTAATCGGTGAAGGTGCTAATAAGCGACTGGTTGCGTACGTGGTTGCAAAGAATGGGCGTGAGGTAACCGGTCCAAAGCTGCGCGAGTACCTGCGAGAGAGTTTGCCGGACTACATGATCCCGGCGCAGTACGTTTTTCTGTCCGAACTGCCGATTTCGAAGAATGGAAAAATCGACAAAGCTGCTCTTCCGGAGCCGAGCGGACAACTCGTCAAAGACGCAATTGCTGCTCCGCACGATGCCGTCGAGGCGAAGCTTAAGCCAATTTGGGAGAATGTGCTGGGGATTGCTCCCATAGGGGTCGACCAGGACTTTTTCGAATTAGGCGGTCACTCACTTTTGGCTACCAAGCTTTTGGCTCGGATCGAGCGAATGTTCGGTGTCAAGCTGCCGATCGCGTCAATTTTCCAATATTCGACCATTGAAGAACTCGCGCCCCTTGTTCGGAATCAGTCGGCGCTCGCAAAACCGGGCGGTGCTTCACAGCCACCTCTATTGTGGGTCGGTGGGGGGACCTTCCTGCGGCCGATTGCGAAATGGCTGCAACCCGATCGTGCGCTCATTTCGGTGTCTCTTGAACCGGAGGAATGGGCAGCGTTGAAACCACCGTTCCGACTTGAAGCAGTGGCGGCGGTCCTGGCAGGACGGATTCTGAAAAATCACCCGACCGGACCCTATCATCTGGCAGGCTGGTGTTACGAGGGACTGCTCGCTTACGAAACCGCGCAGCAATTACGAGCGCAGGGGGCCGACGTCGGACTGCTCGTGCTCGTGGATGCCGCAACCCCGTCGAGTAGGAAGAGCTTTTCGAAAGTGGGAGAGGTGGTTGCACGGATTCAGCGCGAGACATTCCACTTGTCGCGATTGGTGCGCAGAAGCCCATCGAAATGGCCGGCATACCTGCGGGAACGTTTTCAGGAATTTTCGAAGCGGCTGACCAGGAACAAGTGGCAGAGCGCATATGAAAATGAAGCGCGGTCGGAATCGTCAGGGGGCGAGGAGGGCAATCGAATTCTGCACCTGTCGATCGTTGATCACGTTCTCAAGCCGTATGATGGGCCGTTGCTGTTCTTCCAGGCAGCAGAACGGCCAGTCGGCAAGTATTGGGATCTTGCGTGGGAATGGAAAGACCTGACAGAGGGCCGTTGCGACTGCAGGGAGATTCCCGGGGACCACGTTACGCTCTTAAAGCCGCCGAATATCGATCTGCTTGCAGAGCACCTCAAGACGGCGTTGGATGCTGCTTCGGATTCCACGTCAAGAAAACGGCGTACGACCGACGTGACCTACGCATGAAACCCATTTGGCAGGCAGCGCCGGCGGACCTCGAGGTTCGGCAGGACGAGGCTCACGTCTGGTTCTGCAATTTCTCGGAGGTAAGTGATTTCGCGGACGGTTCCCAAGTTCTTTCCGAAGCAGAACAGAACCGCGCTGATCGATTCAAGACGGAAGACTCAAAATTAACCTATATTGGATCGCACATCTTCCTGCGGCGGGTGCTCGGATCGTGTCTGCCAATCCCAGCTTCGGCAGTGCGGTTTTCCGTCTCGACGGGTGGAAAGCCGTGCCTCGATCAGCTCATTCACGCAACTGATCTCCAATTCAACCTGAGCCATTCGCAGCGGAGCGCAGCCTGCATTATTGCCCGCGGCACAGCCGTTGGAATTGACCTGGAACGCTCTGATCCCGAGCTGTGCGATGACGATACTGCCAGACAGGTGTTTGGACAGGAAGAGCTGCACTATCTCAACCAGCGCGGGCAGACAGAACGAACAGCGGCATTCTTTCGGGGATGGACAAAAAAGGAAGCCTACGCGAAGTGCAAGGGAACTGGACTCTCGTCCGACTTGGCCGCCTTAACTATAGGTTGCCACGACGCTGAGTCGGTGTTCGGCGGTGTTTCTTTGCTTTCGTTCCGATTTCCAAACGGATACGCAGGGGCTCTCGCGATCGAGGGACCGTCTGTGCCTGTGAGTTATTGGACTATGTCGCCGCAACGCTTGATCAATTTGACATGAAAAAGCCGCCCGCGAGGGCGGCCTGAGCTAGTAGGAACATTTCGTCAGATCAGAAAGCGACGGCGAATCGCGCCCGCTGCGCCGAGGATACCAGTTCCAAGAAGGAACAGGCTACCCGGTTCAGGAACGAAGCCAACTAGAGGCTGAGGTCCATCAGTAATAAACTGCCCATCTGAGTTGACCGGCAGATAGAACAGGGCATTGGAGGCGTTGTAACCACCTTCAATCGCTGCGAGTGCGTCAGCAATGTCCTGATCAACATCCGCCTGATTGAACTGACCCTGGAAGGTAGTGCCGGTCAGTCCCGCGACCTGCCAAATTGCTACCTGCAAGTCGATATCGCCCGGATGCTGCACCAATTGCCAAGCCAGCCAAGCAATCTCGGTGTACGACTGCGTAGTCTGGTTGAAGGGACCAGCCACTGGCACATCGGCAATTGTGTAAACGTTCGCCGTCCAACTCTCGCCGATGGAGATCTCGTTCTGGTCAGACCAGCAAACGAGCCACTGATTCCCTGAGGGATACGCCGGATTAGACTGCTGGACGTTGAACTTGTATGGACCGGCCTGCCCATAAGGTGCAGAAACGGTCGTAATCTGAGCCGTATCAGCAAAGGCCCAGCTTGCAGCACATATTAACAACAAAACCACCAAGAGCTTCTTCATTCGCGAAATCCTTCCCCCTCGACAGTTGAAACCGCCGCCCTGAGCTAGTGCATGTTGCTCGCCATAAGCAAACGAATGATTACCATTGTTTTTCAATGACTTAGATGGGGTTTGAGCTGCTTAACGCCGGCTTGCAAAGGGAGATGTGCAAAAGCTTGCACTGGGAATGGTACCGTCGGGGTGTACGGGTCTGCTGATGGAGGCAGTAAAGGTAAGGTGGCCGCAGCCACAGATTCTGACGGCGACTATCGCTAGAACGGCCAGTTGCTAGAGTCGCAGTTCCCCGACTACCCTGATTCCACATTCGTGGAAGATACCGCGATCGTGGCTTCGCGCGCGGCAATTCTGTGTCAACCGGGAGCACCTAGCCGCCGGGGCGAAGTAGCCATCTCGCAACGGCACTGGGCAAACTCCTTGAGCAACGCGAACTCGAGTATCTGCCGCTCAACGGGCGCAATTTCGCTGAATTCGGATTGCTGCAAGTCGGCGTAGTTCAAAGAATTCAAACCTCGTACAGCTTACTTGAATGCGGTCACGTGCCTCCGGTTCGGAGGCAAGATTGCCGACCGGATGGCTGTCGCGTCATTTCATCGCATAAAGCGTCACAAGCGAACCGTTACCGCTGGGTGGGAATTGGGTTACGGAAGTCACTGCGCCCGTGTGCCCCCACCTGTAGCCGCGCACGAAGAAATCGAGGTAGAGTTGATCGTTAGAGAGTACACCGATAGGTTGCTTGGGTATCTTGCACGTGGTAGTAATCGACGAAGGAAAGTAAAACAGATTCACGACGAAGTAATGCAGGCAATACGTCTCCTCTGATGTATCGTGGGAAATCCGGGTTACGGGTTCGAGCAAAAATACATGATTGAAGAGTTACGCCGATTACTGAAGCACTCGGGCATTTATGGCGTCAGCGTAGTCCTATCGAAAATGGTGGGATTCCTGATGATTCCCATCTACACCCGCTGCCTTGCGCCGAGCGACTACGGAGTGCTCGAACTCCTGGACTTGTTAATGTTTCTCACCGGCATTTTTGCCTCGATGGGCATCTATTCCGCCGTTTTCAAGTTTTATTCAGCGTATGAAAGTCAGCAGGACAAGAGAGAGGTAATTTCCAGTGCTCTTCTCTACTACTGCGCGATTTCGGGAGCACTTTCTGTCTGCATGATTCTGGCGGCCAAGCCCTTAGCGTATTTCGTTTTCGGTGGGGCGCAGTATGTGGTTTTCATCCGGATTACCGCGTTTACCTTGTTCTTTTCGAGCTTGGCGGATGTGCCGCAAGCTTACTGGCGAGTTCAAGAGAAGACTGTACTTTTCGCCGGTCTAGGGGTGATGAAGACTTTCGTTTCCATTCTTTCCCTCATCACAGCACTAGTAATCCTGAAATTGGGACTGCGGGGTGCCGTGTACGCCAACATGGTGACTGCGGCGATCTTTGGGATACCGTTGTTTGGCTGGACTTTGGCAAAGATGCCGAGAAGGGTTGTTCCGGCCAAATTGAAGGAAATGTTGAAATATGGCGCACCCTTGATTGTGCAGAGTCTTGGCTCTTTCGTATTGGTTTACTCCGACCGCTTCTTCCTTCGGCACTACACAGATCTCAATGAGGTTGGTGTTTATTCACTTGGATATAAGCTTGCCGGTATTGTCAGCGTTCTAGTTACAGGCCCGTTCAGCTTCGCATGGCAGTGGCAACAGTTTGAGATCGCAAAGAGAGAAGACGGGAAGCGCATTCAGGCGCGCATACAAACATACCAGTTGCTGGTTTCTCTGCTGGTTGGATTGGGCGTATCGGTGTTGGCTAAGGACATTCTCTCAGTAATTGCTCCGAAATCGTATTTCGGGGCCGATACTGTTGTGCCACTTATTGTGCTCAGCTATATTTTCGCGAACATGCGAATTGTGGTAGCCAGCGGTGTTCTAGTGCAGCGGACCACAGAACAGATGGCGCTAATTTACAGTTTGTCGGCAGCATCGAATCTAGCTCTTAACTGGTGGCTTATACCCCGGTTTGGAATGATGGGGGCTGCCATTGCTACGGCCGGATCGTACGGATTCAGCTTGCTTTTGGCATTTATTGTGGCGCAGAGGCTCTACTATGTTCCGTACGAATACAAGCGGAATTTTCTCTTATTAGGCATTTCATTTGCCACCTACTATCTCAGTACTTTGATTCGGTTCTCCCTGATATTTTCGGTGGTGGCCAAATGTCTCTTGTTGGGGGCCTTCGTTATTTTGGCGATGTGCGTGCTGGATTCGAAAGAACGAAAGATGGGAGTCGAATTGATGCGGGCGGCAGTTTATAGGGTTCGGGGGAAATTGAAAGCTGGTGGGGAACGAGTACTTCAGCCGTGACCTGGGATCATCCTGCGAACGCGCACTAGTATGGCAACTGATGTACATCTCGAGGCTGCAGTTGAGGATCCGGCCCAATCCCAGTGGTTGAACTTCCTGCCGAACCTTCAGGGACAGAGGGTGCTCGTTGCTGGCAAATGCCCGGCGGACGTGATCCGGGCACTTCGAGCCCGCAGCGGAATGCCGGTAACTTCCATTGGTGAGGAAAATGCGGTCCTTGGCTGTGAGCTTATGTCCCTGCCGGTTCGTCCTCCCGTTTCCGACAAGTTTTCTTTTGCAGTAATTGATGGGATCGCCGGTGTTTCGGAGTTTGATTTAGCAATTGACCAGGTCATTCCTATTTTCCAATCAGATGTCGGCAAAATGGTGGTATGCCTGGCTGCGGGATGGAGTAAATTGCGGCTCCGGCGGTACGCTCGAAGCAAAGTTCGCGATCTTGGTTTTGCAAGCGCCGCTTATTATTGCGATCCCGACGTAGATAAGCCGGAGCGAATCATTTCGCTCTGCGCCGGAGCAGGGCCAGCTCTTTCCATACTATGTCCTCGACCCGATTCCGTCTTTGCGCGTGTTAAGTGGGCTTTCAAAGCAATGTTTTACCGGGTCGCGGGCTGCCTCAATCCAAGGTTCGGGTTGGTTTTGATCGCCCAAAAAGAGGTGAACGCTGTCAATCAGGGCAGCATGGCACAGCTGGCCACGGAATTGGTGAATCTTTCGGCGAAGGAGGCCACCGTTGTTTCTGTTTCGCAGCACTACAATGGTCGTCAGTTCTTGTTTGTTTACGATTCTTCTGCGAAATCGAAACTCCGGGCAGTAGCTAAATTTGCGAATAGAAGATATCCGCGCTTCGCTTTGTCGAAGAGAGAGTATCGTGCGTTATCCTTGGCGGATTCTGTTTCTAGCAGGATGCCAATGGATTCCAGGTTCGCACCAACGGTTCTGTTTTCAGAATGTAGCAGCGAATCAACGGCAATCGTTCTGAGTGCGGCTGACGGACAGTCCATTGCTCAGCTATGCAGTAGTCGAGAAATGAGCAGAAATTCTGAATTGGCAGGACAGGTGCTGGCGAAAGGCGTTCGGCTGCTTCGTCGTATTCAGAAAGAGATTTCGCTGGATCCCGCTAGCATCGACTTCCGCTGTGATCACCGCTATCTTGAAAACTACCTTCAGCTCCCAATACTGATGTCTCCGAAAGTGGACGAAGATGTGCAACATGGAGATTTTACTGTGGAACACGTCTTCTTTGATCCGGCTAAGAATCGCTGGACCGTACTGGATTGGGAATGGCTGGGTAGAGGATATCCCTTTCTTATGGATGTCTTTTCGTTCTTGCGCTCGGTACGTTTCTTGCAACCGAGAAACCAGGGAGCGCACTGGAAAGATGTCTCTTTCTTGTCTCTCCAAGACACATTCTTTCGGGAAAACTGGTTCAGTGAACTGAGCCGAGCGATTGTATCGGAATACATTGCGGCACGCGGATTATCTCACCTTGACCGCTATTCTTGTTTTCTTCAGTACCTTCTCTTCCGCTGTAACAAAGTAAGACTGGACGAAGTGTTCTGGCCTCACCAACTTAGAGATTGGGAGAGGCTCACTGAATTTGCCGTAACCAATAGAAATCAATTTCAGCTTTGGTGAACCATGGTGCCTATGAATCAAGTTGACGCATCGATCTATTACAGTTGCCCTCAATGTGGAGTTCAACTGCTGGACATCGATTCGGATCTTTCCTGCAATAAGTGTGGATCGAAATGGAGGAAGGTCAACGGGATTCCATATTTCGTAGAAGACGCACCATATTGGGGCGAGTCAGGGTTGCCACAGGACGTCATGCGCAACATTCTGAAACAGATGGAATCGCGCGATTGGCACGAAGTGCTTCTAAACTACCCAGACGCTGCCGTGCGAAACAGGTACAAGTTTATTGCTGATACATCTCGCGCTCGTTGGCACGAAAAGCTGGATTTAGGGCCCGAGCATAAAGTGCTTGATCTCGGGGCCGGGCTCGGCACCGCCACCGAAGCGTTAGCTGGACGCGGTGCCCAAGTGTATTCCGCAGAGCAGGTGGAAGAACGCGTACAGTTCATGCGCATTCGTTTTCAGCAAAAGGGATTTTCGAACGTTCACCTCCTTCGTGCCGGCGCGGATTCGCTCCCATTTCGGGGCGCGATCTTTGATCTGATTGTGCTCAATGGAGTGCTGGAATGGATGCCGTTCAGCAGACCACAGGATAATCCCCGTGATGCACAGTTGCATTACCTCAAGAAAGCTTACGATCTGCTCAAACCCGGAGGCACCCTGTATTTGGGAATTGAGAATCGGACAAACTACTCCCTGCTCTTGGGATCCTCCGATCCTCACATATTGTTAAGGTGGGTAGCGGTTTTGCCGAGGCCTCTGGCGAATGCAGTGACGATGAAAAAAACCGGGCAGCCTTATCGTACCTACATTTATTCCTATAGGGGATACTGCAAAATGCTTTCGGAGACAGGCTTCAAGAACGTGAAGGGATACGCAGCGCTACCGTCCTACGCGAATCCTCAGCGAATGGTGGATCTTGGAGCGAATGGAAATGAATTGTCTGACGAAGTGTGGCCGACCGTCAACCCGGTATCGAAGGCTTTTAAGAGCTTGGCATTGCGCTTCGACAAGCTCAAATACTTCGGCCCAGCATATGTAATGTTTGCACAAAAATAGCGCCGATGATTATGGCGCCATCCGCCAGCTGTTTTGCCATTCAGAAGCACCAGATTGAGCTTTTGGCGCGTGTGATAGGCGCGACCGCGTGCCGATCGTTTTCGCGTCACAGCGTTAGCGGTCCGTTGTGCGTTATCGACTCCGATGCGCAGAGAAGAGAACGACAACCTGGTAAGGGATTCAGCTTGAATGC belongs to Terriglobia bacterium and includes:
- a CDS encoding amino acid adenylation domain-containing protein; protein product: MGHSQSAGAGGTVYTGLIDATQSAPEAIALLGPENLPATYEDVSQQVRRVAGSLTSLGINVGDKVATVVPDSPEMATLFLGCASVATCAPLNPRYRSSDFEFYLSDLKPKLVVVDSDLDSPARDIAKSLRLRMVELRRISGAKAGYFDLESADSTAEIRLAEAHDIALVLHTSGTTSRPKMVPISHSNLVASAANISHSLALTSADRCLNTMPLFHIHGLVGAVLSSLSAGGSVICMPGFQARQFFEWMKDLHPTWYSSVPTMHQAILARAEENEEVIRGNRLRFIRSCSSALSPSVMAELEKTFGVPVIEAYGMTEASHQMASNPLPPRVRKPGSVGVATGTELGIMDGAGHLLPSMQTGEIVVRGPSVTLGYEGNPEANRKSFVDGWFRTGDQGYMDSDGYLFLTGRIKELINRGGEKISPREIDDLLLSHPAVAQALAFAIPDEKLGEDVGAAVVLKPGESVTELEIREYLAGLTADFKVPRRIVFLDKLPTGATGKPQRIGLAGVLGLDNQAVDRGSAEFVAPRNETEAALAELWSDVLGRKQSSVNENFFEVGGDSILAAQLIGRIRRRFGVEVSMPRLFELPTICALSEWLGEHQSNSHLPTMVRVDRSGDIPLSFPQRRMWFASQYAGDSPVYNRAFAIRLRGPLDVFRIQQSLTAVVDRHESLRTNYKLRDGVPVQTIGNFRPVAISIVDLQRHSEEHRIAAAVDWARGEVRKPFALASDLMLRAGLSKLGPEDHVLLCVTHHIAFDATSQAPFLNDLAEAYRGITKELPGLDYPDYASWQVTRGSEHFDEMLEWWKQELRGIPSVHRFPTDFNRPSRQSYRGGNVGLVLDSETSAKVSVIANELGATPFMVLLAAFSALTSRYCDSNECVVGTPTSGRLTAESEEMVGLFVNLVVLRTGVETGCNFKELVTNVRTTTLRALDHQDFPFEKLVEGMAPERSLAHSPLFQIMFEYRNHPSAELRIEGIAAEPFEFESGYSQYDLHFDIRPGKSGMRFLLHYNQDLFRRESAERILSDFRTILSGAVKNPAMKIEELECVGVGARQASVKTTPQAVEENGPAERGIPRQKRSPGEASKLSFAQERLWFLHQLEPDNATYNIPVWLKLTGDIDEDALRKSFEFVLDRHESLRTVFRSRDGAPVQMVLPVERYEFPIVDAANLSHSELHDAARREILRPFDLANDAMIRAALYRVRPDTHYMLIVVHHIAADGWSMPILQQELSAAYRAYVRGLEPNLPRLPVQYADFAAWQREFLSGKVFEQQLDFWTRQLKGAPNNPLMLTDRPRGARQTYGGERYIVPMSAEFEAELNRFNRKERVTLFMTLLAGLETVLHRRTGQTDIVVGAPIANRTRVDLEPLIGFFVNTLALRCDFSDDPTFREVLNRIREKTLEAYQNQDLPFEKLVQALQPERSLSHTPVFQVILAVQNTPDENTDFGALSVVQEDIDERLAKFDMSISVEFKPRLRIVYNVNTDLFEHETVVRFAEHFENFVRAAMASPDVRVSQLEMISTVEREQLLRWGQNSRPYPDKAVHEIFEAVVERSPDSIAIVAGDRQYCYRELDERANQLARALHAVGIGPGKRVGLLMRRSFETIASMLSVLKLGAAYVPLDKDYPRQRIEFISRDCELAAVLTTPDMIDRVPADRRIVRADETESNSKEALDIRVGPDEAAYVIYTSGSTGQPKGVEVPHRGIVRLVFDQEYAQFGPSETTLQLAPLSFDASTLEIWAALLHGGTCVLFSGSRIDAEQVGATVKAHGVSTLWLTSSLFNIIIDESLEALAPVRQLLAGGEALSVPHVRKAFKTLKQTQLINGYGPTENTTFSCCHRISAETLKTRSSIPIGKPIANTDALILNGRMEMVPIGVPGELYLGGDGLAIGYVNRPELTAQKFVSVNLGGRTRRLYRTGDICRWLNDGTIEFLGRSDDQVKIRGFRIELGEIETAIAGNEGVNSVAVVVIGEGANKRLVAYVVAKNGREVTGPKLREYLRESLPDYMIPAQYVFLSELPISKNGKIDKAALPEPSGQLVKDAIAAPHDAVEAKLKPIWENVLGIAPIGVDQDFFELGGHSLLATKLLARIERMFGVKLPIASIFQYSTIEELAPLVRNQSALAKPGGASQPPLLWVGGGTFLRPIAKWLQPDRALISVSLEPEEWAALKPPFRLEAVAAVLAGRILKNHPTGPYHLAGWCYEGLLAYETAQQLRAQGADVGLLVLVDAATPSSRKSFSKVGEVVARIQRETFHLSRLVRRSPSKWPAYLRERFQEFSKRLTRNKWQSAYENEARSESSGGEEGNRILHLSIVDHVLKPYDGPLLFFQAAERPVGKYWDLAWEWKDLTEGRCDCREIPGDHVTLLKPPNIDLLAEHLKTALDAASDSTSRKRRTTDVTYA
- a CDS encoding 4'-phosphopantetheinyl transferase superfamily protein; translated protein: MKPIWQAAPADLEVRQDEAHVWFCNFSEVSDFADGSQVLSEAEQNRADRFKTEDSKLTYIGSHIFLRRVLGSCLPIPASAVRFSVSTGGKPCLDQLIHATDLQFNLSHSQRSAACIIARGTAVGIDLERSDPELCDDDTARQVFGQEELHYLNQRGQTERTAAFFRGWTKKEAYAKCKGTGLSSDLAALTIGCHDAESVFGGVSLLSFRFPNGYAGALAIEGPSVPVSYWTMSPQRLINLT
- a CDS encoding PEP-CTERM sorting domain-containing protein, with amino-acid sequence MKKLLVVLLLICAASWAFADTAQITTVSAPYGQAGPYKFNVQQSNPAYPSGNQWLVCWSDQNEISIGESWTANVYTIADVPVAGPFNQTTQSYTEIAWLAWQLVQHPGDIDLQVAIWQVAGLTGTTFQGQFNQADVDQDIADALAAIEGGYNASNALFYLPVNSDGQFITDGPQPLVGFVPEPGSLFLLGTGILGAAGAIRRRFLI
- a CDS encoding oligosaccharide flippase family protein; the encoded protein is MIEELRRLLKHSGIYGVSVVLSKMVGFLMIPIYTRCLAPSDYGVLELLDLLMFLTGIFASMGIYSAVFKFYSAYESQQDKREVISSALLYYCAISGALSVCMILAAKPLAYFVFGGAQYVVFIRITAFTLFFSSLADVPQAYWRVQEKTVLFAGLGVMKTFVSILSLITALVILKLGLRGAVYANMVTAAIFGIPLFGWTLAKMPRRVVPAKLKEMLKYGAPLIVQSLGSFVLVYSDRFFLRHYTDLNEVGVYSLGYKLAGIVSVLVTGPFSFAWQWQQFEIAKREDGKRIQARIQTYQLLVSLLVGLGVSVLAKDILSVIAPKSYFGADTVVPLIVLSYIFANMRIVVASGVLVQRTTEQMALIYSLSAASNLALNWWLIPRFGMMGAAIATAGSYGFSLLLAFIVAQRLYYVPYEYKRNFLLLGISFATYYLSTLIRFSLIFSVVAKCLLLGAFVILAMCVLDSKERKMGVELMRAAVYRVRGKLKAGGERVLQP
- a CDS encoding methyltransferase domain-containing protein, with product MESRDWHEVLLNYPDAAVRNRYKFIADTSRARWHEKLDLGPEHKVLDLGAGLGTATEALAGRGAQVYSAEQVEERVQFMRIRFQQKGFSNVHLLRAGADSLPFRGAIFDLIVLNGVLEWMPFSRPQDNPRDAQLHYLKKAYDLLKPGGTLYLGIENRTNYSLLLGSSDPHILLRWVAVLPRPLANAVTMKKTGQPYRTYIYSYRGYCKMLSETGFKNVKGYAALPSYANPQRMVDLGANGNELSDEVWPTVNPVSKAFKSLALRFDKLKYFGPAYVMFAQK